The Hevea brasiliensis isolate MT/VB/25A 57/8 chromosome 1, ASM3005281v1, whole genome shotgun sequence DNA segment TTAGACAGGGAATACTGTAATATTCTATCATTTActgtagagttgtgagatatttgaGAAACATGCTGGAATTAAGATTTAAGAGTTCTGAGTGATTATATTTTACTCTTTTCATTATAGTGAAATATTTTTCTTTCATCTTGTTCGTGGACGTAGACTTTATGGTAAAAATCACGTAAAATCCTATATTATTCTTCTTCTGTATTTTATACTGTGTAATTGTGCTATTTATGTGTGCACCTTAATATTGTGTATTTGTTACAACAATGGCCAAATAAACtcattttaaagtttttttttttaatcttaattaaCTCACAACTTtctatcatttaaaaaaaattaaaataataaatttaaaaataaaaaattattattttattttttttaaaaaaaatctatttaaaCTTAAATAAAAAGTTAGAGTTTAATTGAgaaaaaagtttaaaaattagCTCATTGAATATAGATAAAAATTCAGAGGCAAAATTAAGTTTTCCTCCCAATTTCTCTCCTACGCATAATTAaatattcttatttatttatttatttataatcataagtattttaaagtaaattttcacATTAATATGatgtatttaaaataaataatttttatttttattttttaatgaaaaaatgCATAGCATAAGCGAAATGAAAGGGTTAACAAAGAGGGGGGTTTTCATTTTGTCAAATCTCAACAGCTTTGATGTGATCAACGATCATGTCAAGaaattacatttaaaaaaaaaaattatcatctcAAGATACTCGTGCGTTGAAAGGCTCttataaatttcattttaatatttcaatttatgacattttttgtttttttatataaaatttgacACATTTTATTACACTTAAAACTAATTTAGGTAAAATAAAAggacaaaaaaataataataaaaatttattcaacaaccacaaaatatatttttaaaagttgAGAAAATCTTAgttgaggaagaaaaagaaaagaaaagaagaaagagataaacctAAGATTAAGCTGACCAATCATGACATTTGTGATAAGCCATCTTTAGGTCCTCCAGCTGCACTTTGGATTTTTCTAGAAGCTCTTGCCCAAATCACAAAACAAAAACTTCATTTTCAGATTCCATTTGATTGCTTATAAATGGAGATATTGACTGATTAAGATTGCAATAACACCCCTTTTATTTCATCTAACTTTCTGTTTCCTTCTAATTGGTTACAAAAGctgctgcttttttttttttttaattgatttcgGCTGAAATTGGAATTTGAAACTTTACTGCAGCTTTATTTTTTTATCCCACTTATTGAGATCGCCAGTACCTGGCCATTTCAAACCCATTTTTGCAATAGTGGTAGTCCTCAATTGTTTGTTCAATTTCAGCTTGTGTGTTCATCACAAAAGGTCCATGCTGAACCACTGGTTCATTGATTGGTTGCCCTGCGATTAGCACGAATCTCAATGGCTTGGAAGACCTATTCCATACGCTTAAACCATCTCCAGAACCCAAGACCAGAACATGGTGAGCAGCTGCTTGGGAAGAATTTCTCAAGCCAAAGGCTCCTTCACCTTCAATAACATAAACAAATGCATTCCATGATTCTGGAATGGTTTGGTGGACTTGAGCTCTTGGCTTCAGAGTGAAATCCAGAAACATTGTTGGTGTTCTTgtgtacacttgagacctaactCCCATTGATTCTCCTGCTACAACTCGTACTTCAGCCCCATCTTTTTCAGCCCTTTGGATGTCATCACTTAAAAGTTCTTGATACCTTGGTTCAATCCTGCAATATTGGTTTTCAGATTAGTTTTAATTCTTCAAATAGCAAATCAAAGATAAATTCACCATTCTTTCCATTTCAagtaatttgatcaattttgaatgaaaaatgtggggaTTTGCCATAAATTGCTTGCTGCTGGGGAAGAGCTGGCTTATCTTCAATGGAAGGAATTACGTAGGCATTTGAGATCATTATCAGAACAAACCTCAGAATATAATGGGAAATCAGCATATCagcaatttttacagaaattcataATTCTTTGAAAATCATGATAAATTCAAGAGTGATTGGTAAAATTCCTTTTCTATCATCCACAGCAAGTAGTTCATATTTGAAAATCTGGTAACCAATCAGTCTAAAGACTTTTTTTTTTAGTCATTGTGGTCCACAGAGTTCTGTTTCTGATTAGCTTACATTTTGTCTTCAGATGAAAGATTTATCCAAAGCTGCAACCCTTTTTGTGTTCCTTCTCCTGCAGGCATTTCTGAGTGGATTATCCCTCTTCCTGCTGTCATCCACTGttcaaaaaaaatgaaaaataaatataaaatcaaAGAATCCATTATACATGAAGTTCTGCCTATATAAAATCACATCCATATCTGATTTAAATCAATTAAAGGAGAATTAACATCCAATTTAAATACTTTACCTGCACATCTCCAGCATGGATTGTACCCTTATGCCCTGCAAAATCTTGATGAGTGATGCCTCCCTGATATACACAACAGTAATATAATATCTAGTTTCTTACAATTCAATATTCAACCTATCAGATTTCCTACTGAATTTTAAACCAAAAATCAACTGTACCTGAAGCATATATGTAACAGTCTCAAAACCTGTGATACAGATGTTTATTAGAATATAAAATCCCAAAATTGCTATCTATGATAATGCAAAAACATTAACTAAAAAAAGGATGGGAATGTTTCAAGAACCTCTATGCGGGTGATCAGGAAATCCAGCAGGAGGAGTCACTGCAAAAACCAAATGACAGAGACTTATCACCAAACACATAGAGAGCACTTTTCTTTTTAACATTGATAATAAAAATCCAGGGTACAATCATGCATACCTGAAAAATCATCCAACATTAGAAAAGGATCCAAGAACTTCAGCTCACTCCTTAAAAAATCAATTGCCCAACAAAATAGAACCCAGAAAAGGATCAGTAtccaaaaattcaataaaattcaaagaaaaaaacaaccaacaagaaaagaaaaaaaatcaacacCAAGAAATAAGTCATGCAGGACGAAACACAAGAAACCATATtcaagaaaattttgaaaaaaataaaagaattaccTTCCAATGCCTCTTCTAACAACAGCACCATCGCCTTCATACTGGGGGGTGGCTAGGACCTTCTTGGTGACCAATCTTGGTGTATTGAAACCATGGGATTGATTAGATGCAGACATGATATTTCTGATAGAGGAAACAACTTTGATATTGTTTCTGCTCTTGGCAGTTGTTGGGTACAAGCTAAACAATAACTTGTTATATAAAGctttcatataaaataaggaaagccTGGTTTGTTTGTTGTATGTGTCCTCTCTGCTTTCCTGTAAAAGAAATTGGAAACTGAATTGTTTGGGTTTAGAAATTGAACCAACTCATATGGGATTATATATAGAAGATAGATTTAGAGAAAGTTAGAAGACAAGAAAAATAAGAAGGCTGGTTTGGTTGGAATCTGACAAAAAAAGAGGCGTTTGAGAGAGTGGGACCCATTTTCACTCCTTGGAccaatcatcatgatgatgtcaagcTCTTGTCATCATGATTATGGCATTGTCTTGGCCTTTTTGCTCTCCATTTCTTAATAATGTTCCTAGCTTAAAAatgttattattatttaaaaaaaaagtaaaatattttaatttcgaTCATATATTTAttgaaaagtttaatttaattaatttttcattttaattaatttaaaaattttaatttaaatttaatttaatttaaaaattaaaatttatgagttaAATTTTTTACgttttaatttaaagaaaaataaaaaaaattcaatttattgattttgaggataatttttttgattttttaatttaaatttaaaaataaaaaaaattaaaagttcaatttttttattttcttttcttttgctaaattaaatttaaattaaaatttttagatcaatttagacaaaaaaaaaattaaaaaattactaaGTTAAACTTTACAATAAACGATGAAATTAAGttttaaacaataaaaaaaaattatatgatttttTCATCTATAGAGAAGCtaactttttttaataaataaattaagtaaataaaatatattagtaTTAGAGCTATTAAGgttttttattacatttttaataaatttttataaattgatcaaatataatatttgtaattttcaaagaaaatttatatttcagATCAAACATGTTAATATTATAAATCTAAGTATCTTAgattttactaaattttaaataaaattgcaTGAATGTTCTCTCCTAGCCATAATCTTGGAGATATTCAATATTTGACCCTAgtgtaaacataataaaaaaaaaaatcttttaaattatatatatgtgggtgcaatgaaaataatatattctACAAGAAATATGGAATAATtgaattgttttttattttttaaagaaaaatctcTCAAAATAAGAATGTATTTAGAGTTTAAtgagtaatttttataatttatcttttaaGTTTGTTCAGTATTTCACTTATttcaatttttcattaaaaaaatttttgaattttaattttatttaaaaaaaatttctctAACTTACAATAGTaggtttttaatttaaaaaatcccTTTAAACTACATTATGATGTcttcaaatacaattttaataattttctagTGAAAAGTAAATTCTCCTCATTTTCATAAAGTATATTGTGATGGCATTGGTATTTGTGTGATAAATTCAGATGGTGATTAAAATAGCCAAACTTGAGATTTTACAGTCGTATAGACAACTTTAATATTACCGAGCTTTAAATTATTTCGTAATCAAATAAACCTTTTACTAAAagcaaattaaccaaattttttaaaagtaaatttaaatcaTTTGATATATATTGATGTTTCAcgctaataattataaataaaaataaattctgatcattaaataaaatatgatttaaagaAAACACacattattacaaataaaataagATTTAGTGACAAAAATATTCTAAACgttctctttttttatttaattataataaaatattataaaattataaatttagtatcaaatttataaaatattcatattaattttattacaattttaacATAGTTTTTATTCTCATTTAAAATTGTTATAGTTTTAATAGTTATTCATTTCTATCATTGGCTTATATGTATGCGTGtcctatggaaaaaaaaaatattggttTTGTCACTTATTAAGATACCTTTCACATTGGAGTTGTTTATTGTTTAATCACTAAAACATGCCTCTTCTATGTTCAcatgacattttttttttaaattaaccttttatttattttacataaaatattttttttatgtttttaaatATTTGGAATATTAATTTAAGAAAATAGTcaacgaaaaatattttattaattaaaaaattaaatattattttaaggaaaatgacttaaaattaaataatttttttaaaaaaattactttctctatttaaaaggaaaaactgtttttattttttagattttgataatcttatttaaATACGAAAATATTTATATGTATCATTAACATTGCAACCTGTTAGGGATGGCAATGGATAGGGCACTCGCGAAAATCACTTTACCCGAACCTAAATCCGATTAACATTATCAAAACCTGAACTCTTCCcaaacccaattaaaatttattctcaactactTGAATCCGTCCCAAATTCGTTTATTATTACTTGAAAAAAAATTTGAactcgtttaattttatatattttaaataatattttacataaaaaattattttgattaataatttatattataaaattttaataattttataaaatatttaaatttcattttatataaaataaaaaatataaaaatttataaatataattataaaaagtatatattttatatttaattaagtatttatataaacatGTTCGGATAACGGATATCCATTATGTAAAACCCAAATTCGACCCAAACCCGTCACGAATAATATTTTTCAAATTCGAATCAGTCTCAAACCCAATTATATAATATCCAAATCCGTCCTATTAGGGTTCGGTCAAATTGAATACCTGCAAAAACCCAAACTGTTGCCATCCCTACAACCTATTAGAATTATAACTCAAAATCTTAGTGAGATTTGAATAGACCTTTTTCtaatttgaatataaaaaatattccTTAATAAAATGgaggaatattttctatatagagtagaactgttattttagtattattcctaAATTAAATGAGACTCTTAATCAAATTATGAATAAGGGAAATAACAGTATAAATAAGAGAATGGTAGAAAAATTATTTAGCTTTGCCCATAGAGTGTGACCCATTAAAGAGAGTAGCTTTCAACTCATAGAGTGGAGTTATTGCCCATTGCAGAGAAAGTCTTTaccaattgctgaggatttggTTTTGCCTATTGACGAGGGGCTCTTGTCCATTATTATGAGGGAAATAAGCTTCGGCCTGAGGTGGAGAAATGACATAAaattcaagaggaagggattgttAACCATTGGTGAAAGAGCTCTTGCCAATGTAATTGAAGACACCCATTGTGATGTAGTAGttgttataataaatatattgggttatgtctagaaaAGATCGAGagaattaactaatatatttaatatgaGTAATGAGtaatctcttgggtgtaattggattGATGAGTAGTATAGTTTGaacttataatttataattatatttgttgATGATAGTGAAACATGACATACCGATGGATatagccctatgttgagagggtaaatcacataaatattattattttatatgtttgctTTGTTTTTTGCAGTTTACACGATTTCATAATGCACAACACaactaaatatattttttaaaaatatttttcataaaaaatattttcatatataaattattttttacaaaataaacgCGACCTAAATTTTCACATACTCTTCTTAAGTTCTCAATACAATAATTTGTTATAATATAgaaattttttattacaaattttgcTTTAGCATACATGAAATTTAATGGAGGTTTATGTAAAAACCTTATGATAATACAATTACTCAATCTGTTCTTCTTAGTTATGTTAATCAAATAGACAACAATATTTATTGCTTCATTGTTATTTCTAAAAAAAATCACTTGCCACAATCCCACCCTATTTgactaataaatttttaaattaaaaatttcaaaattaagcCATTAGAAAGTCCTATATAGATCCTAAATTATTACCTTGGactatgataaaataaaaaagattGTAGGAGGCAAAATTGATTACATCCCATTTCTTGTTTGATTCAAGTTTGGAAgcctatatttaaaataaataaataaataaagaaagtcAATagacattttaaaaaataataataaaaaagagaGGTTATTTTAAAATGAGTTCTTATAAGTGTGAAAGATTGGAGGCTAATGTCATACAATCATCATGTGTGATCAGGCAAGCCaactattgaaatttattgttttTTGTTTTCTTATGGCACAATCAagatgtcttttttttttcttggagtTTAATGGTTggaaatcctacactttcaaatgCACATGCCCAACCACAAtccatataataatttttttaaaaaaaatattatttaatatttacaatctaaccactaattatttaatttttatattttaaaaaatataatatataatcttTTATTTTTGTTCATAAACTATTTAGTGCATTCTATTAACTTTTTTACTCATCAAGTTaatcaaaaaataattataagcAAAGAATTAATAGTGAATGGTTTTAAAATtatatgaattaaataattgtattatttaatttacaagaaatgaataattaaaatgaaaaaaaaaactttcaaataataaaaaaaattaaataatatattttcaaaataaaagtttttattaaaatttaaaaattgaatagttaatttttcttaattattttatcCTTCAGGTCCGAATCAAACGACATCTTTAATGCCTAAGCATTGCAATTGCAACGacctattaaaaaaataataaaaaagcctTGACTTtgtcttatttaa contains these protein-coding regions:
- the LOC131178676 gene encoding pirin-like protein yields the protein MKALYNKLLFSLYPTTAKSRNNIKVVSSIRNIMSASNQSHGFNTPRLVTKKVLATPQYEGDGAVVRRGIGRSELKFLDPFLMLDDFSVTPPAGFPDHPHRGFETVTYMLQGGITHQDFAGHKGTIHAGDVQWMTAGRGIIHSEMPAGEGTQKGLQLWINLSSEDKMIEPRYQELLSDDIQRAEKDGAEVRVVAGESMGVRSQVYTRTPTMFLDFTLKPRAQVHQTIPESWNAFVYVIEGEGAFGLRNSSQAAAHHVLVLGSGDGLSVWNRSSKPLRFVLIAGQPINEPVVQHGPFVMNTQAEIEQTIEDYHYCKNGFEMARYWRSQ